The following are from one region of the Camelus dromedarius isolate mCamDro1 chromosome 16, mCamDro1.pat, whole genome shotgun sequence genome:
- the MNT gene encoding max-binding protein MNT, which produces MSIETLLEAARFLEWQAQQQQRAREEQERLRLEREREQEQKKASSLARLAHALPVEEPRTEAPPLPLSPPAPPPAPPPPLATPTPLTVIPIPVVTNSPQPLPPPPPLPPTAQPLPLAPRQPALVSTPGLSIKESAPLPTRPQVPTPAPLLPDSKTTVPPTGSPKPLQPLPTPILTIAPHPGVQPQLTPQQPPPPTLGTLKLAPAEEVKSNEQKKRPGGIGTREVHNKLEKNRRAHLKECFETLKRNIPNVDDKKTSNLSVLRTALRYIQSLKRKEKEYEHEMERLAREKIATQQRLAELKHELSQWMDVLEIDRVLRQTGQPEDDQASTSTASEGEDNIDEDMEEDQAGLGPPKLSHHPHPELPKPPPSTAPAPQPPHSHPHSQPVALSPAHLPGQQPPPQQKTPLPAPPPQPAAPAQTLVPAPAHLVAAAGGGSTVIAHTATTHASVIQTVNHVLQGPGGKHIAHIAPSAPSPAVQLAPATPPIGHITVHPATLNHVAHLGSQLPLYPQPVAVSQPVAVSHIAHTLSHQQVNGTAGLGPPATVMAKPAVGAQVVHHPQLVGQTVLNPVTMVTMPSFPVSTLKLA; this is translated from the exons ATGAGCATAGAGACGCTACTGGAGGCGGCCCGCTTCCTGGAATGGCAAGCGCAGCAACAACAGAGAGCACGTG AGGAACAGGAGCGTCTTCGGCTGGAGCGGGAGCGGGAGCAGGAGCAGAAGAAGGCCAGCAGTCTGGCCAGGCTGGCCCATGCCCTGCCTGTGGAGGAACCCCGCACTGAGGCGCCACCCTTGCCTCTGTCGCCGCCAGCACCCCcgccagcacccccacccccacttgcCACCCCTACCCCACTGACTGTCATTCCTATTCCAGTAGTGACCAActcccctcagcctctgccccCACCGCCACCACTGCCCCCCACAGCTCAACCTCTGCCCCTGGCACCTCGCCAGCCGGCCCTGGTTAGCACCCCTGGACTCAGCATTAAGGAGTCTGCCCCACTTCCTACCAGACCACAGGTGCCCACTCCTGCTCCCCTACTGCCAGACTCCAAGACCACCGTTCCGCCCACTGGCAGCCCCAAGCCTttgcagcccctccccacacccatcCTGACCATAGCACCACATCCTGGAGTCCAGCCCCAGCTGACCCCCCAgcagccacccccacccactctTGGGACCCTGAAGTTGGCACCAGCTGAAGAAGTCAAATCCAACGAACAGAAGAAGAGGCCTGGGGG GATCGGAACCAGAGAAGTCCACAACAAACTGGAGAAGAACAG GAGGGCCCATCTGAAGGAATGCTTTGAAACCCTGAAGCGCAACATCCCTAACGTCGACGACAAGAAGACGTCGAATCTGAGCGTGTTGCGGACGGCGCTGCGGTACATCCAG TccctgaagaggaaggagaaggaatacGAGCATGAGATGGAGCGGCTGGCGCGGGAGAAGATTGCCACGCAGCAGCGGCTGGCAGAGCTCAAGCACGAGCTGAGCCAGTGGATGGACGTGCTGGAGATCGACCGTGTGCTCCGGCAGACAGGCCAACCCGAGGACGACCAGGCCTCCACCTCCACTGCCTCCG AGGGTGAGGACAACATAGACGAGGATATGGAGGAAGACCAGGCCGGCCTGGGCCCACCTAAGCTGAGCCATCACCCCCACCCGGAGCTGCCAAAGCCACCGCCCAGCACCGCCCCCGCACCTCAGCCTCCCCACTCacacccccactcccagcctgtggccctgtctcctgcccacctccctgggcAGCAGCCGCCGCCACAGCAGAAGACACCTCTGccggcccctcctccccaaccagCTGCCCCTGCCCAGACGCTGGtgcctgctccagcccatctGGTGGCTGCAGCTGGGGGAGGCTCCACGGTCATCGCCCACACCGCCACCACCCACGCCTCAGTCATCCAGACTGTGAACCATGTTCTACAGGGGCCGGGTGGGAAGCACATCGCCCACATCGCCCCCTCGGCCCCCAGCCCTGCTGTGCAGCTGGCACCTGCCACACCCCCCATTGGCCACATCACAGTGCACCCTGCCACCCTCAACCATGTGGCCCACCTTGGCTCCCAGCTGCCCCTGTACCCTCAGCCTGTGGCGGTGAGCCAGCCTGTGGCGGTTAGCCACATCGCCCACACCCTCTCACACCAGCAAGTGAACGGCACAGCCGGGCTGGGGCCCCCAGCCACTGTCATGGCAAAGCCAGCCGTGGGGGCCCAGGTGGTGCACCACCCCCAGCTGGTGGGCCAGACAGTGCTTAACCCTGTGACCATGGTCACCATGCCCTCCTTCCCAGTCAGCACGCTCAAGCTGGCTTGA